A genome region from Gemmatimonadota bacterium includes the following:
- a CDS encoding peptide transporter gives MTLVKDDLSASAFSDHPQVFEEGFNVKTVIGIVFLGLFMIPGSIYLNLIAGQSLGPAAEWTTIILFIEVARRSFTTLSRQEIYMLYYVAASLTAGVGLALSGGPFAQLIWYQYFVQSPGARAFGIDDQIPSWISPGADSDAIVLRTLLHGEWLVPILLIAVLHIFNRASAFTLGYGLFRVTADVERLPFPLAPIQAEGATALAESSAGQESWRWRAFSIGAMLGLVFGAFYIGIPAVTGALLAEPITLIPIPFADLTRNTENILPAAAMAVELGLGPVLTGFVLPFWIVVGSAIGALLTVVVNPLLYDFGILRTWSPGMDAIQTTLVNDIDFWMSVRIGTGFAVALIGGWSILSGLRKRSAGARREGSNAGPAAGYVTPPGRGDFPLSLIFGAFLVLTVGYVVLSWRLVPGFPILFFVFYGFFYTPLSSYASARLRAITGADLQFPLIKEATFILSGYKGVDIWFAPIPIFNYGGQAQAFREVELTGTRFSSVLKAELVMIPVLLVCSLLFWHFVWGLAPIPSQAYPYAQKFWQQQATMQALWYSSTAGSGFESSYLIEALKVPYMVGGAAFGVLAYAVLAAFNLPVMLIFGVIASVGTVPHAFIPQFLGALLGRYYMERKFGRQKWMRYTPVLAAGYACGTGLVGMATVAIALISKTVAPLVY, from the coding sequence ATGACCCTCGTCAAGGACGACCTGTCAGCCTCCGCCTTTTCCGACCATCCCCAGGTCTTCGAGGAGGGGTTCAATGTAAAGACGGTCATCGGGATCGTCTTTCTCGGGCTGTTCATGATCCCGGGCTCGATCTATCTGAACCTGATCGCCGGGCAAAGCCTCGGTCCTGCGGCGGAATGGACCACGATCATCCTGTTCATCGAAGTCGCGCGCCGGTCTTTCACCACGCTCAGCCGCCAGGAAATCTACATGCTGTACTACGTGGCGGCCAGCCTCACCGCCGGCGTGGGACTGGCGCTGTCCGGCGGACCCTTCGCCCAGCTCATCTGGTACCAGTACTTCGTCCAGTCCCCCGGCGCCCGGGCCTTCGGCATCGACGACCAGATCCCCTCCTGGATCTCTCCGGGCGCGGATTCCGACGCCATCGTACTGCGCACGCTGCTGCACGGGGAATGGCTGGTGCCGATCCTGCTCATCGCCGTGCTCCACATCTTCAACCGCGCGAGCGCCTTCACGCTGGGTTACGGACTCTTCCGCGTAACGGCCGACGTGGAACGGCTGCCCTTCCCCCTGGCCCCGATCCAGGCGGAGGGCGCCACGGCCCTGGCGGAGAGTTCCGCGGGACAGGAATCGTGGCGCTGGCGCGCCTTCAGCATCGGGGCCATGCTGGGGCTCGTTTTCGGCGCGTTCTACATCGGCATTCCGGCCGTCACGGGCGCGCTGCTGGCAGAACCGATCACGCTGATTCCCATTCCCTTTGCCGACCTGACGCGCAATACGGAGAACATCCTGCCCGCCGCGGCCATGGCGGTCGAACTGGGACTGGGGCCGGTGTTGACGGGATTCGTGCTGCCCTTCTGGATCGTGGTCGGTTCCGCCATCGGCGCGCTGCTTACCGTGGTCGTCAACCCGCTGCTCTACGATTTCGGTATCCTGCGCACCTGGTCGCCGGGCATGGATGCCATCCAGACCACGCTCGTCAACGATATCGATTTCTGGATGAGCGTACGCATCGGCACGGGATTTGCCGTCGCACTGATCGGTGGATGGAGCATCCTGTCCGGGCTCAGGAAACGGTCGGCCGGCGCAAGGCGCGAAGGATCGAACGCCGGTCCGGCCGCCGGGTACGTCACACCGCCCGGCAGGGGTGATTTCCCGCTCTCCCTGATTTTCGGCGCCTTCCTGGTCCTGACGGTCGGCTACGTCGTCCTGAGCTGGCGCCTGGTGCCCGGGTTCCCCATTCTCTTCTTCGTGTTCTACGGGTTCTTCTATACCCCGCTCAGCTCCTACGCGAGTGCCCGCCTGCGCGCCATCACGGGCGCCGATCTCCAGTTCCCCCTCATCAAGGAGGCCACGTTCATTCTCAGTGGCTACAAGGGGGTGGACATCTGGTTCGCGCCGATTCCCATCTTCAATTACGGCGGCCAGGCCCAGGCCTTTCGCGAGGTCGAACTGACCGGCACCCGGTTCTCGAGTGTGTTGAAGGCGGAACTGGTCATGATCCCGGTCCTGCTCGTCTGCAGCCTGCTGTTCTGGCACTTCGTATGGGGACTCGCGCCGATCCCGTCGCAGGCCTATCCCTATGCGCAGAAATTCTGGCAGCAACAGGCCACGATGCAGGCGCTGTGGTACTCCAGCACGGCAGGATCGGGGTTCGAGTCGAGCTACCTGATCGAGGCGTTGAAGGTCCCGTACATGGTAGGCGGCGCGGCCTTCGGCGTATTGGCCTACGCTGTCCTGGCGGCCTTCAACCTTCCCGTCATGCTGATCTTCGGTGTGATCGCCAGCGTGGGCACGGTGCCCCACGCCTTCATCCCGCAGTTTCTGGGTGCGCTGCTGGGCAGGTACTACATGGAGCGGAAATTCGGCAGGCA